From a single Rutidosis leptorrhynchoides isolate AG116_Rl617_1_P2 chromosome 5, CSIRO_AGI_Rlap_v1, whole genome shotgun sequence genomic region:
- the LOC139846809 gene encoding serine hydroxymethyltransferase 2, mitochondrial-like, giving the protein MAMAMAIAVRSSRIFLLNTRRLSSGSPLYYNMSSLPNPAAAAASDIEASRINWTKQLNAPLEEIDPEIADIIELEKARQWKGFELIPSENFTSLSVMQAVGSVMTNKYSEGYPGARYYGGNQYIDMAERLCQKHALEAFNLDPAKWGVNVQSLSGSPANFQVYTALLKPHERIMALDLPHGGHLSHGYQTDTKKISAVSIFFETMPYRLNESTGYIDYDQMEKSAVLFRPKLIVAGASAYARVYDYARMRKVCDKQKAVLLADMAHISGLVASGVLPSPFEYADVVTTTTHKSLRGPRGAMIFFRKGLKEINKKGEEVMYDFEDKINQAVFPGLQGGPHNHTITGLAVALKQATTPEYKAYQEQVVANCKKFSQSLIEKGYSLVSGGTDNHLVLVNLRDKGIDGSRVEKVMELVHIAANKNTVPGDVSAMVPGGIRMGTPALTSRGFLEADFVKVAELFDASVKLALKIKDASTGTKLKDFVATMNGVEKFEAEIKKIRGEVEEYAKQFPTIGFQKETMKYKD; this is encoded by the exons ATGGCGATGGCGATGGCGATTGCAGTTCGCAGCAGCCGCATTTTTCTACTCAATACTCGTCGTCTATCCAGTGGATCTCCTCTCTATTACAACATG TCTTCGTTGCCAAatccagcagcagcagcagctagTGACATTGAAGCTTCACGTATTAAC TGGACGAAGCAGTTGAATGCTCCGTTGGAAGAAATAGATCCTGAAATAGCTGATATCATTGAGCTTGAAAAGGCTAGGCAATGGAAG GGTTTCGAGCTCATTCCTTCTGAGAATTTCACCTCCTTGTCAGTCATGCAAGCCGTTGGCTCAGTAATGACCAACAAATACAGTGAAGGTTATCCTGGTGCTAGATACTATGGAGGAAATCA GTACATTGATATGGCTGAGAGATTGTGTCAGAAGCATGCTCTGGAAGCTTTTAACTTGGATCCTGCTAAATGGGGAG TCAATGTGCAGTCACTATCTGGATCACCtgctaactttcaagtttataccGCTCTCTTGAAACCTCACGAGAGAATCATGGCGCTAGATCTTCCTCATGGTGGGCATCTTTCACATGGTTATCAG ACCGACACAAAGAAGATTTCAGCTGTCTCAATATTTTTTGAGACAATGCCGTACAGATTGAACGAAAGTACAGGTTATATTGACTATGATCAA ATGGAGAAAAGTGCTGTGCTTTTTAGGCCAAAGTTAATTGTAGCTGGTGCAAGTGCCTATGCTCGGGTATATGATTATGCTCGTATGCGCAAg GTTTGTGACAAACAAAAAGCGGTTCTATTAGCTGACATGGCACACATTAGTGGGTTGGTTGCTTCTGGTGTTCTACCATCACCTTTTGAATATGCAGATGTCGTGACAACAACGACACACAAGTCACTACGTGGGCCACGTGGAGCAATGATCTTTTTCAGGAAGGGGCTAAAAGAGATTAACAAGAAAGGAGAAGAA GTGatgtatgattttgaagataaaatcaaTCAAGCAGTGTTCCCGGGGCTTCAAGGAGGTCCACACAATCATACTATCACTGGTTTAGCTGTTGCATTAAAGCAG GCTACAACGCCAGAGTACAAGGCATATCAAGAACAAGTTGTTGCCAATTGCAAGAAATTCTCGCAG AGTTTGATAGAGAAGGGATACTCTCTTGTATCTGGTGGAACTGATAACCACTTGGTCTTGGTTAATTTAAGAGACAAG GGTATTGATGGGTCAAGAGTTGAAAAGGTTATGGAGTTGGTGCATATTGCTGCCAACAAAAACACTGTTCCTGGTGACGTGTCTGCCATGGTACCTGGTGGCATTCGCATGG GTACTCCCGCTCTAACATCTAGGGGATTTCTTGAGGCTGATTTTGTCAAAGTTGCAGAGTTATTCGATGCTTCAGTAAAGTTAGCCTTGAAAATCAAGGATGCTTCCACAG GAACCAAGTTGAAGGACTTTGTAGCAACCATGAATGGAGTTGAGAAATTTGAAGCTGAAATAAAAAAGATTCGGGGGGAGGTGGAGGAGTATGCTAAACAGTTCCCAACGATTGGGTTTCAGAAGGAAACAATGAAGTACAAAGATTAA
- the LOC139847273 gene encoding uncharacterized protein, protein MENNNNNTYPSNYSDSNTSTPRCSREVECETASYDQEQNNPNYYYKVKLMCSYGGKILPRPHDNQLTYIGGDTKILTVDRNITYASILNKLNSLSDSSSSSSSSSSPSSDHICFKYQLPGEDLDALISVTNDEDLEHMMTEYGRIFRSSLKPVRLRLFMFPLSPSAFGGSGESKTGQDWFVDALNGVQISSTQGSSPASENPDFLFGFDKGNASASKVQQDVTAVVVQPTELGSECGSEDSNSNRQQQQQQQQTDPIEIQKQMQQHESQRIQIAEQQTPINIDPRTAAYYGDYYAQKIQPPPTATGQMRYWQEQQRHMTIGGYPMSVAGTDSPVYLVPSAATGIYPPSPAVRAMPPGQMLRQASAQGQAFFGGMQQRMPEIYREQQPQPPVYGTMTQPKVVATYQEPIGMVTSRPQPELGGYGVDAMGRQVYYTSSNFSQGGMAPTSYQPLVAAAATTASPALTLTQEGKMVVNPNKAP, encoded by the coding sequence atggagaataataataataatacgtatccGTCTAATTATTCAGACTCAAACACGTCGACTCCTCGTTGTTCCCGTGAAGTTGAATGTGAAACCGCCTCATACGATCAGGAGCAAaacaaccctaattattattataaggtCAAGCTAATGTGTAGCTACGGTGGTAAAATACTACCACGGCCACATGATAATCAACTTACTTATATCGGCGGAGATACCAAAATCCTGACCGTTGATCGCAACATTACGTACGCTTCCATTTTGAATAAACTCAATTCTCTATCCGAttcctcctcctcttcttcttcttcttcttcaccatcATCAGATCATATATGTTTCAAATATCAATTACCTGGAGAAGATCTAGATGCTTTGATCTCTGTTACAAATGATGAAGATTTAGAACATATGATGACCGAATACGGTCGCATTTTCCGTTCATCACTCAAACCGGTCAGGCTTAGGTTATTTATGTTTCCGTTATCTCCCTCCGCATTCGGAGGCAGTGGTGAGAGTAAGACCGGACAGGACTGGTTCGTTGATGCGTTGAACGGCGTGCAAATCTCTTCTACACAAGGATCTTCCCCGGCCTCGGAAAATCCCGATTTCCTATTTGGTTTTGACAAAGGAAATGCTTCGGCGTCCAAGGTGCAGCAGGATGTCACGGCCGTTGTTGTGCAGCCGACAGAACTAGGATCAGAATGCGGCTCAGAGGATAGTAATAGTAATCGgcagcaacaacaacagcagcagcagacCGATCCAATTGaaattcaaaaacaaatgcaacagCATGAATCACAAAGGATTCAAATTGCAGAGCAACAAACACCTATTAATATTGACCCTAGGACAGCTGCTTATTACGGAGATTACTACGCACAAAAGATTCAACCTCCACCAACAGCCACGGGTCAGATGAGGTACTGGCAGGAACAACAACGACATATGACAATTGGAGGTTATCCAATGTCAGTAGCTGGAACTGACTCTCCGGTATATTTAGTTCCGTCAGCAGCCACTGGTATTTATCCACCGTCTCCTGCAGTAAGAGCTATGCCTCCAGGTCAGATGTTACGTCAAGCAAGTGCTCAAGGTCAGGCTTTCTTTGGAGGGATGCAACAGAGGATGCCTGAAATCTACAGGGAACAGCAGCCGCAGCCACCTGTGTATGGCACAATGACACAACCAAAAGTAGTTGCAACTTACCAAGAACCGATTGGAATGGTTACTAGTAGGCCACAGCCTGAGCTCGGTGGGTACGGGGTTGATGCCATGGGCAGGCAGGTTTATTATACATCTTCCAATTTCTCACAGGGAGGAATGGCCCCTACTAGTTACCAACCGTTGGTTGCTGCTGCTGCTACAACTGCCTCCCCTGCTTTGACACTTACTCAAGAGGGTAAGATGGTTGTCAATCCTAATAAGGctccttaa
- the LOC139847012 gene encoding putative pentatricopeptide repeat-containing protein At5g52630: MASLPSAVIVKLESELNKSSANFHFPSLQKKYSRSTSYLDNKEFDALTLDLTQFESSSYVPFLQKCVQNNSFQQAQMIHGHIVKSGTHDDLFVMTSLVNVYGKCGAMEDAHKVFDALSKRNVVTWTSLMSGYVHNSQPQTAIRVFLQMLETGSYPTNYTIGVVLNACSALCDVQLGKEVHGYVMKYGLEYDTSIGNSLCNLYAKCGGNMDSAMKAFWRIGERNVISWTTIVSACGDNGNSADGLGLFSAMLEEGIEPNEFILTSVLSLCCTMQAIDVGLQVHALSIKFGYEFNLPVTNSIMYLYLKGGLFVEAKKLFDGLKKVSLVTWNAIIAGHAQMMDVAENSLAASQNGLEALDMYLRLQRSGLKPDLFTLSSVLTVCSNLVALEQGEQIHAQTIKTGFLSDVVVGTALVNMYSKCGSIKGASKAFVEMPSRTLISWTSMITAFAQHGLSQHALDLFKDMRLAGDRPNKVTFVGVLAACSHAGMVDEGLAYFDMMKNEYKINPVMDHYGCIIDMFVRLGRLEEGFDFVKKMEFEPNEFIWSLLVAGCRSHGNLELGFYAAEQLLSLNPKDQETYIMLLNMYVSAGRWKDVSRLRKAMKDEKVRKLKDWSWIIIKDKVYSFKADDKSCSQCQEVDVLLGELLEKSRNLGYEWQENLEIPENEEIEGEEPKFSKVHHSEKFAVIFGLLKIQKPAVICVVKSMSMCRDCHNFIKCVSMLTDREIMVRDCKRLHRFVYGKCSCGDFGSLL; encoded by the exons ATGGCATCTCTACCTTCAGCTGTAATCGTCAAACTCGAATCGGAGTTGAACAAAAGTTCCGCTAATTTCCATTTCCCTTCCCTCCAAAAG AAATATTCCAGGTCAACCAGTTATCTGGATAATAAAGAGTTTGATGCATTAACTTTGGACTTGACCCAATTTGAATCTTCATCTTACGTCCCGTTTTTACAAAAATGCGTCCAAAATAACTCCTTTCAACAAGCCCAGATGATTCATGGTCACATTGTGAAATCAGGGACACATGACGATTTGTTTGTCATGACGTCTCTTGTGAACGTTTATGGGAAATGCGGTGCCATGGAAGACGCACACAAGGTGTTTGATGCTTTGTCTAAAAGAAATGTTGTCACTTGGACTTCTTTGATGTCCGGATATGTTCATAACTCTCAGCCTCAAACAGCCATCCGTGTGTTTTTACAAATGTTGGAAACTGGATCGTATCCCACGAATTACACCATCGGGGTTGTGTTAAATGCTTGTTCTGCGTTGTGTGACGTCCAGTTAGGTAAGGAGGTTCACGGGTATGTTATGAAATATGGACTTGAGTATGACACGAGCATTGGGAATTCTCTATGTAACTTGTACGCTAAATGTGGTGGCAACATGGATTCTGCCATGAAAGCATTTTGGAGGATAGGGGAAAGGAATGTCATCTCCTGGACGACTATCGTTTCTGCTTGTGGTGATAACGGGAATTCTGCAGACGGCTTGGGTTTGTTTAGTGCAATGCTTGAGGAGGGTATCGAGCCCAATGAATTCATTTTGACGAGTGTATTAAGTTTGTGTTGCACTATGCAGGCTATAGATGTCGGTTTGCAGGTACATGCGCTGAGCATCAAATTCGGGTATGAATTTAATTTGCCTGTTACGAATTCTATCATGTATCTGTACTTAAAAGGGGGGTTATTTGTTGAAGCAAAAAAGTTGTTTGATGGATTGAAAAAAGTAAGCTTAGTAACATGGAACGCCATCATTGCAGGCCATGCCCAGATGATGGATGTCGCAGAGAATAGCCTCGCAGCGTCCCAAAATGGACTCGAGGCACTTGACATGTATTTAAGATTACAAAGATCCGGCTTGAAGCCTGATCTTTTCACTCTGTCTAGTGTGTTAACAGTCTGTAGCAATCTTGTGGCTCTAGAACAAGGAGAACAAATCCATGCTCAAACCATAAAAACTGGTTTTTTGTcagatgttgttgttgggacgGCTCTAGTTAACATGTACAGTAAATGTGGTAGCATCAAGGGGGCGAGTAAGGCTTTTGTCGAGATGCCTTCAAGAACTTTGATTTCTTGGACTTCCATGATAACGGCATTCGCTCAACATGGTCTTTCTCAACACGCGTTGGATCTTTTTAAAGACATGAGATTAGCAGGCGATAGGCCAAACAAGGTAACGTTTGTTGGTGTTCTTGCAGCTTGTAGTCATGCAGGAATGGTGGATGAGGGTTTAGCTTATTTTGATATGATGAAAAACGAATATAAGATCAATCCCGTTATGGATCATTATGGTTGCATTATCGATATGTTTGTGAGATTAGGTAGGTTAGAAGAGGGGTTTGATTTCGTAAAGAAGATGGAATTCGAACCCAATGAGTTTATTTGGTCTCTGTTGGTTGCAGGCTGCAGAAGTCATGGGAATCTAGAGTTGGGTTTTTATGCTGCTGAACAGTTGCTTAGTCTCAACCCAAAAGATCAAGAGACGTACATTATGCTGTTGAATATGTACGTCTCGGCAGGAAGATGGAAGGATGTATCAAGATTAAGGAAAGCTATGAAAGATGAAAAAGTTAGGAAGTTGAAAGATTGGAGCTGGATTATCATTAAAGATAAGGTTTATTCCTTCAAAGCAGATGATAAGTCATGTTCTCAGTGTCAAGAAGTTGATGTGTTATTGGGAGAGTTGCTTGAAAAATCAAGAAATCTTGGATATGAGTGGCAAGAGAACTTAGAGATACCTGAAAACGAAGAAATTGAGGGTGAAGAACCAAAATTTTCCAAGGTTCACCACAGCGAAAAGTTTGCTGTGATATTTGGCTTGTTGAAGATTCAGAAACCAGCAGTGATTTGTGTTGTTAAGAGTATGAGTATGTGCAGAGACTGTCACAATTTTATCAAGTGTGTCTCCATGTTAACTGATAGAGAAATCATGGTAAGAGACTGTAAACGACTCCATAGATTTGTTTATGGCAAGTGTTCGTGTGGGGATTTTGGTAGTCTTTTGTGA
- the LOC139847271 gene encoding uncharacterized mitochondrial protein AtMg00810-like: MHQPLGFRDPRYPDHVYLLQKSLYGLKQAPKAWFQQFAGYAQRLGFQQSCCDTSLFICRQGTEIQIITSLHMEFAKTDLGLLNYFLRISATSTSTGMFISQAKYALEILERAKMANCHPCQTPADPCSKLTSDCPPILDPTLYHCLAGALQYLTFTRPDLSYAVQQICLFMHDPREPHLLSLKRILRYVKDTLHIGLQLFAFSTTSLVACSDADWARFPTARRSTSGNCVLLDNNLLSWSSKRQLTPSRSSAEAEYRGVANAVAETCWVRNLLRKLHCPLFSATLVYCDNVM, from the exons ATGCATCAGCCACTGGGTTTTCGTGATCCTCGCTACCCCGATCATGTATATCTCTTACAGAAGTCTCTTTACGGTCTCAAACAGGCACCTAAGGCTTGGTTTCAGCAGTTTGCAGGATATGCCCAACGTCTTGGTTTTCAGCAAAGTTGTTGTGATACCTCTCTATTTATATGTCGACAGGGTACAGAGATT CAGATCATCACCTCCTTGCATATGGAGTTTGCGAAGACCGACTTAGGACTGCTTAATTATTTTCTCAGGATCTCTGCTACTAGTACTTCTACTGGGATGTTTATCTCTCAGGCGAAATATGCACTTGAGATCCTCGAGCGTGCTAAGATGGCTAATTGTCACCCATGTCAGACTCCTGCGGATCCATGCTCCAAACTTACATCTGACTGTCCTCCTATTTTAGATCCCACTCTTTATCATTGTCTTGCAGGTGCTTTACAGTACTTAACATTTACGCGACCTGATTTATCTTATGCCGTTCAACAGATTTGCTTATTTATGCATGATCCTCGGGAGCCGCATTTGTTGTCCCTCAAACGGATTCTTCGTTATGTTAAGGACACTCTTCATATAGGTTTACAGTTGTTTGCATTCTCTACCACTTCTTTGGTAGCCTGCTCGGATGCTGATTGGGCACGTTTTCCTACCGCTCGACGGTCTACTTCAGGTAATTGTGTGCTTTTAGATAATAATTTATTGTCTTGGTCATCGAAGCGTCAGCTGACTCCATCACGCTCTAGTGCTGAGGCTGAATATCGAGGGGTTGCTAATGCCGTTGCTGAAACTTGTTGGGTCCGCAATTTACTCCGTAAGCTCCATTGTCCTCTTTTCTCTGCTACTTTGGTTTATTGCGATAATGttatgtga